The genomic interval CAGCAGCGGGATGCCCAGCACCCGCTCCTGCGCCAAGGCCAGCAGATCGGTGGTGACCAACTGCGATTGCCGCCCCGAGATCTCCTCGGCCAGCCCGCGCGCGGCCACCATCAACGCCAGCGTCACGATGAACGGCACGAGCTTGCCGTAAGCGATCAGCGCCCCGTTCAGCAAGCCGCAGGCGGCGCCGACGGCCAAGGCGCAGAACACCATTCCCACCACGCCGTAGGACTGCGTCGCGGTGGTCGTGCACCAGACCGAGGCCAGCGCGATGATCGCACCGACCGACAGATCGATGCCGCCGCCGATGATCACGAAGGTCATTCCGACGGTGACCACTCCGATCACCGAGGCCAGGGTCAGGATGGTGATCAGGTTGCTGGTGCTGAGGAAATCCTCGCCCTTGGTCAGCGCACCGACCGCCACCAACGCCACCAGCGCGATCACCAAGGTGGCGTGTTTGCGCACCTCGCGGCGGCCCTTCCGGGTAGCGGGCCGACTCGGTCGATCCCCCGGTGGGGCAACTACTTTCGCCTGAAGCTCGCTCATAGCGCGCTCCCTTCCATGATCATGGCGATAACATCGTGTTCGGTGAGCTCGGCGGCGGGAGCCGTGTGGATGACCTCGCCGTCGCGCAGCACCAGCACGCGATCCGACAGCGCGAGCAGTTCGGGCAGATCGCTGGAAACCAGCAGCACCGCGACGCCCAGCTCGGCCAGCCGGTGGATTTGCGCGTACACCTCGGCACGGGCGCCGACATCGACGCCGCGGGTCGGTTCGTCCAGCAGCAGCACCCGGGCGTCGTCGAGCAGCCAGCGGGCCAGGATCGCCTTCTGCTGGTTGCCGCCGGAGAGTTCCCGCACCGGGTGCGTCGGGTCGGCCGGGCGAATCCCGACCCGGGCGCTCGCGGCGCGGGTGTCGGCCCGTTCGCGATGCCGATCGAACCAGCCCAGGCGGGAATAGCGTGGCAGCGCGGCCGCGGAGATGTTGCGGCCCACCGATTGCAGCAGGAACAGACCCTGCGATTTGCGTTCCTCGGGGGCCAGACCGAGCCCTGCGGACACCGCGGACCGGGTGCTGCCGGGGCGCAGCCGACGGCCGTCGACCAGCACCTGACCCGCCGAAGGGCGGCGCGCACCGTAGATCGACTCCAGGATTTCCGAGCGACCCGCGCCGACGAGTCCGGCCAATCCGACGATCTCCCCCGCGTGCACGGTGAACGACACATCGTGGAACCGGCCGGTGAGACCGAGTCCCGTCACTCGCAGCACCGCCGCGGTGGTGGCGCGCGACGAGCGCGCCGCGGCTTCCTGGAGATCACCGTTGCCGGTCATCAGCGACACCACATGCTGGGTGCTCGTCGTGCTCGCGGGCAGTCCGGTGGCGACGGTGCGGCCGTCCTTGAGCACGGTGATCCGGTCGCCGATCGTCCGGATCTCTTCGAGCCGGTGCGAGATATAAACCACCGCAACGCCTTCCGCGCGCAACTGGCCGATGATCCGGAACAGGTTGTCCACCTCGTCGTTACCGAGTGCCGCGGAGGGCTCGTCCATGACGATCAGACGCGCGTCGTAGGACAATGCCCGCGCGATGCTGACCACCTGCTTGGCCGCGGCGGGCAAGGTTCCGACCACCGTCTCCGGCCGCAATTCGGCATGGCCGAGGCGGCCGAGCAATTCGGTGGTCGCGTGGGCGGCGGGCGCTCGGCGGGTGAAACCGGCCCGCGCGTGCTCATGGCCGAGGAAGATGTTCTCGGCGATGTTCAATCCGTCGCACAGATCCAGCTCCTGATAGATCGTGGCGATGCCCATCCGCGTGGCGGCCGCCGGACCGGACAGCCGCATCGGCGCACCGCGCCAGCGTATTTCGCCTTCGTCCGGCTGATGCGCACCGGAGAGCACTTTGATCAGCGTCGACTTGCCCGCACCGTTCTGTCCGAGCAGGCAATGCACCTCTCCCTCCCGCACGTCGAGATCGACGTGATCGAGAGCACGCACCCCCGGGAATTCCTTGACGATGCCCCGCATGGTGAGCACGGTGTCCATGGTCGGCCTCCTCGCCGTCGCCGCCGATCAGGCGACGCTGAAAACGTGATCGCTGATGAGCCGCGCCGCGCCGATCAGCCCGCCGACCCCGGCGAGCTCGGACAGCACGATCGGCAGATTGCCGGTGGCCAGCGGCAGCGACCGGCGATAGACCACGCTGCGGATCTCGGCGAGCAGCGGGTGGCCGAATCCGGTGACGCCCCCGGCGATCACCACCAGTCCAGGATTGAAGAAGCTCACCAGTCCGGCCAGCACCGTGCCGAGGTGCGCGCCCGCGTCGCGAATCATGCCCACTGCCACCGGGTCTCCGGCGGCGGCCGCCTCGGCGACGTCCACCGCGGTCAAGGTGCCGGATGCGGCCAGCCGCTCGGCGAGAAAGGCCGAACGGCCGGATCGCGCGTGCACCAGCGCTTCCCGGGCCAGCGCCGCGCCGCCCGCGTAGGCCTCCAGACATCCGGTATTGCCGCAGGCACACACCGGGCCGTCGTCCGTGATGCGAATATGGCCGATATCTCCCGCGCTGCCGGACACGCCGCGGTAGATCTCACCGCCGACCACGATGCCGCAGCCGACGCCGGTGCCGATCTTCACCAGGAGAAAATCCTCGACGGAAGGCGCTGAGCCGGAATGCATTTCGCCCAGGGCGAGAATGTTCACGTCGTTGTCGACCAGCACCGGGCACCCCAGCTCCTGCGCGAGGGCCTCACGCACCGGGAACCGATGCCACCCGGGCATGATCGGCGGTGTCACCGACATCCCTTCGCGGAAACTCACCGGACCCGGCACGCCGACGCCCGCTCCGTGCAACCGAGCGCCCCCGACATGTTCGTCGCGCAGTTTGCCGAGCAGATCCAGCACCCGCTCCAGCACCGCCGCCGGACCCTGCCGGATATCGCAGGGCTCGGAAAGCTGTCCGAGCACCCGTAATTCGCCGTCGGTGACCGCGACATCGATGGAGGTGGCGCCGATGTCCACCGCGGCGAAGCGCAGCCCCGAGGCCAGCCGGGCGATCGCCGAACGCCGGCCTCCGCTGGATGCGGCGAGCCCGCCGGCCTCGACCAGTCCGAGTTCGGCCAGCCGATCGAGTTCTACCGCGAGCTTGGATCTGGACAACTCCATCGGATGTCCCAGTTCCGATCGGGACTGCGGCCCCCGATCCCGGAGCAGGCGCAAAAGCCGTACCTGGTGGGTGTTTTCGGGTCTCGCCGCGATCCGCATCCGGTCCTTCTTTCCAACGGATACCGCGATTGAACTCCTTTTGCCGCGCGCTGTCCCGACTTTCGAAAGATTCCGACGAAGTTTGTTCTGTAGCGAGACAAAGTGGAGGTCAAGTGTCAGCTCGAGGCTTCCGAGTACGAGTTCAGCTATTCCGCGCGGCGTCGCTCGGCGCGGTACGCGAGCGCGTCGACTATGCGCTGCCAGGCCGGGGACGATTCCGAGATACGAGCGAAGACCAGTTCCTGGTCGCCGGTCCGGGTGGCGGCACGGTTTTTCCGCTCCCAGGCATCCAGGTCGTCGATGAGCTGGTCGAGGCGCGGGTCGTGGGGACCCCAGTCGACCGCTTCGTCACAGGCGAGTAGTAGGCGGATCGTCTCGGGGTCGTCGAGACCGGCGTTCTTGGCGCGGACCCGCCGTGGCAGCGAGCCGGGGTCCAGCGCCCGCACCAGAATCCACGCGTCACGCTCGAGGCGGACCCGCTGCTCGCTGACGCCGAAGCCACGCATGCGGTCCAGGGTGGCGATCACCTCGGGCGGCAGCACGAGGCGCTCGCCGCTTTCCAAATCGGCGATACGGCGGCGGTGTTCGGTGAGCTGGTCGACCTTGCGCTGTAGTTCGGCGTCGATATCGGCTACGGCCGCGGCGAATTCGGCCGGACCGGCATGCAGCAGCGCGTCGATCCGGGCGAGCGGGACACCGGCGTCGGCGAGGGTCCGGATCCGGATCAGATCCACCGCCGCCTGGGCGCTGTAGCGGCGGTAGCCGGAGGCGTCGCGTTCGGGCTCCGGGAGCAAGCCGACCTGGTGGTAGTGCCGAACGGTGCGAACGGTCACGCCGGCGGCGGCCGCCAGCTGGCTGATCGTCAGCACCGTGCACCTCCTCGCAGCGAGTCTAAGGGCGACCGGCCTGGTCGATCACGTCGCGGATCGCTTGCACCACGGCATCGGGCCGGTCGAAGCAGAGCCGGTGGTGGTAGGTGTCGGAAACGAGGCGTTGTTCGCCGCGGACGACCCCGTGCACCACCGCCGCGTCCAGCCGCGCCTTCGGCTCCCGCAGGTCCGCCGCCACGGTGAGCGCGACCAACGGAACGTCGGGCAGGCCCGGCCCGGCTCGAAGTTCGGTGGCCAGATCGACCAACGCGCCACGCTCGGCGATGCCCGCCCGCAACCACGCGTCGCTGACCTTGGCCTCGAGCAGCGGCTGCCGCATCGGCTCGGGATACCCGGCGAGCAATTCGGCGTGCATCCGGCGCAGCTCCGGGCGCATGCGCCGGAGTTCCGCCAGGTCGGGTGCTTGGCGTTCGGCGGCGGCCAGGCTCGCCTCGGCCGGCATGAAGGCATCCCAGTCGTGGTGCACGGCGTCGAGCCAGACCAGGCCCGCCACGTCCTGCGGGTAGAGCTGTGCGAAACGATGCGCGAACAAGCCGCCGAGGGAGTGCGCGGCCAGCACGTACGGACCGGGAATGCCCAGTGCCCGCAGCAACTCTCGCAGTTGTCCGGCGACCGCGGCGGCGGTGCGCGGCACCGGGAGCGGGTCGCTGTAGCCGCTGCCGCCGCGGTCATACACCACCGCGGTGGTGAACTGCGAAACTTGTTGCTGCACACCGAAATAGTCCAGTCCGACCGCACTTGCTCCCGGCAGGAACACGACCGCGGGCCCGCCGCGGCCCGACCGATGCACGAACACGCGGCGGCCGTCGATCTCCTGGAATCCGCCGATCGGCGGAGCGATGGTGAGGTTGTTGGTCATCGGGCAAGAGTGCAACCCTGACGCAGCGTCAGGGTCAAACTCGAATCACGGTGCTCGGTTCAGAGTGCGAGACCGACATACTTGGTCTCGAGATATTCGTCGAGTCCCTCCGCGCCGCCCTCCCGGCCCAGCCCGGACTCCTTGACGCCGCCGAACGGTGCGGCGGGGTCGGAGATGACGCCCTCGTTCACCCCGACCATGCCGGTATGCAGGCCCTCGGCGAAAGCGAGTGTCCGGCCGAGGTTTTCGCCGTAGACGTAGCCGATGAGCCCGGCGGCGGTGGCGTTGGCCTCGGCCAGCGCTTCGGCGGTGGTGGCGAAGGTGCGGATGGGCGCGACGGGCCCGAAGATCTCCGCCTGCAGGATGCGGGCAGCCGCGGGAACGCCGGTCAGCACGGTCGGCTCGAAGAAGTAACCCGGGCCGGGCCGCCGATGACCGCCGGTGCGTACGCGGGCGCCGAGCCGCACGGCGTCGTCGACGAGTTCTTCGACGGAAGCTACGGCGTTCGCGTCGATGAGCGGACCGACCTGGGTGCCGCGTGTCATCCCGTCGCCGACGCGCAGGGCCGACAGCCGCGCGGTGAGCCGGTCGGCGAATTCGTCGGCCAAGGATTCGTGCACCAGGAACCGGTTCGCGGCGGTGCAGGCCTCACCGGAGTTGCGCATCTTGGCCTCGACCGCGCCCGCCACGGCCTTGTCCAGGTCGGCGTCGGCGAGCACCACGAAGGGAGCGTTGCCGCCCAGCTCCATCGAGGTACGCAGGACACGCTGCGCCGCCTGCGCGAGCAGTGTCCTACCGACCGCGGTGGAGCCGGTGAAGGTCAGTTTGCGCAGCGCCGGATCGGCGATCAACGGTCCGCACACGGCCGCGGCGTCCGAGGTCGTCACGCAATTCACCACGCCCGCGGGCACTCCCGCTTCGTCCAGCAGCGCCATCAGGGCGAGGCTGGTCAGCGGGGTCTGCGGCGCGGGTTTCAGCACGATGGTGCAGCCCGCGGCCAGCGCCGGGGCGATCTTGCGGGCACCCATGGCCAGCGGGAAGTTCCACGGAGTGATGGCCAGGACCGGACCGACCGGCTGCTTCATGGTGATGATGCGCCGAGCCGCCGACGGGGCGACCCGATAAGCGCCGCCGGACCGCACACTCTCCTCGGCGAACCAGCGGAAGAACTCGGCGCTGTAAGCGACCTCGCCCCGCGCTTCGGCGAACGGCTTGCCCATTTCCGCGGTGATCAACGCGGCGAACTGGCCCGCCCGCTCGTGCAGCAGTTGGAACAGGTTCATCAGCAGATCGGCGCGGGCGCGCGGACTCGTCCGTGCCCAGGCCTCCTGTGCGGCTACCGCGGCCGCGAGCGCCCGGCGGCCCACCTCGGCGTCGGCATCGGCGACCTGGGCGATCACCTCCCCCGTGGCCGGGTTCTCCACGGCGAAGGTCGCCGCGCCCCCGGCCCACTCGCCATCGATGTAATGACCGGCCGGCAGGTCCAGCAACGCCGTCATCGGGCTGTCTCCACTTCGTCGAAGGTGATGATCTGCCGGATCGCGCGCCCGTCGGCCAGCCGATCCATGGCCTCGTTGATCCGCGACAGCTCGATCCGATCCGAGATCAGCTGTTCGACGGGCAGCAGGCCGTCGCGCCACATGCGGACATAGCGCGGGATGTCGCGGGACGGCAGCGCTGAACCCAGATAGCTACCGACGACCGTGCGCGCCTCGGCGGTCAAGGTCAGCGGCGAGATCGACGCCAAGGCGTCCGGGCCGGGAAGGCCCACCGTGATGGTGGTGCCGCCGACGGCCGTCGCCGCGTACGCGGTCTCGAAGGCACGCGGATGGCCCGCGCACTCGATGACGTAGCGGGCTCGAATGCCCTTCTCCGACAGCTCATCCGGTGTGTAGACCAGGTCCGCGCCGAGCGTACGGGCCTGCTCGGCTTTCGCGCGCAGGGAGTCCACCGCGATGACCCGTCGCACGCCGAGCGCCTTGGCCACCAGCACGGCCGCCATGCCCACCCCGCCCAGACCGACGACCATGACATCGTCACCCGGCCCCGGCCGGGCCACATTGAGCACCGCGCCACCACCGGTCAGCACGGCGCAGCCGAACAGGGCGGCCACATCCGGTGGCACGTCGGAATCGACCGGCACCACCGAGGCGCGATCGACGATCGCGTGCGTGGCGAAGCCGGAAACACCGAGGTGGTGGTGGATTCGCTCGCCGTCGCGGGACAGATGCCCGCGATGGTGCAGTAGTTCGCCCGCGTTGTTCGTCCGGCTGCCCGCCGGGCACGGTAGCCGACCGCCCTCGGCGCAGGCCGGGCATTGCTCGCACCGCGGCAGGAACGACATGACCACACGCTGGCCGACAGCCAGATCCGTTGCGCCCGAGCCGGTCCGGACCACGATGCCCGCCGCCTCGTGGCCGAGCAGCATGGGCACCGGCCGAACCCGATTCCCGTCGACCACGCTGAGGTCGGAGTGGCACACGCCCGCTGCCTCGATCCGCACGAGCAGTTCGGTCGGGCCCGGCTCGCCCAGTTCTAGACGCGCGATGGTGATCGGTCTGGTCTCCGCGAACGGGCGGTCGCGCCCGATCTCCTCGAGCACGGCTCCGGTGATCTGCATGCGCCGAGGTTATGGCGAAAGATGGACTCCGAGGTATGGCTAGACTGCATATAACATTGGCAATGTGCAGGTCATACCGCACACAACAGGAGCGAGGAGCGGTATGGATTCCGCCGTCTCGGCGATCCTGGAGGGCATCCACGCCGGGATCCCGCAGTACGAATTGGAGGCGAAAGTCGCGGCCGCCGTCGCCGGAGGCGATCTCACCCCCGCCGCCGGAGCCGCCGCCCGCGACCTCTGGTTACGGGTGGCCGAACGCAGCCGCCGCGAGGAAGTGCTGCGCGCGCTGCACGACACCGCCACCGACCTCACCGGCATCCGTGATGTGGAAGCCGTCCTCCAGGCCATCGTCGGACGCACCCGCACCCTGTCCGGCAGCGATATGGCCTATCTCAGCCTCAACGATCACGCCAGCGACGAGACCTATATCCGCAAGTCCGACGGTGTGGTGACCGAGGCGTACCGGATGCTGCGCATGCCCATCGGCACCGGCGTGGTCGGGCGAGCGGCGGCCGGGGTGACGTCCTACCAGAGCGCCGATTATCTGGGCGATCCCGAAATCATCCATCTGCCCCAGGTGGACGCGATCGTGCGCGCCGAAGGGGTCCGCTCCATCCTCGGCGTCCCGATGTACTTGCACGGCAAGGCAATCGGCGCGCTGCTCGTCGCCGATCGCACACCCCGCGACTACCCCGCCGAAACCGTCGACCTGCTCGACACGATCGGAAAGCACGCGGCGGTGGCACTCGACAATGCCGAGCGGTTCTCCGCCATTCGCGGCGCGCTCGAACGACTCGGCCAGGAGCAGGCCTCGCGACAGCACGAGATGTCGGAATTGCAAAGCCTGATGGCATTGGATCGGCGACTGATCGAAACAGTGATCGGCGGTGGCGGTTACGAGGCATTCGCCGACCTGGCCCGGCACATCGTGGCGTCGCGGGTCGCCGTCCTGGACGCGGCCGACGGGGTGCTCGCGGCCCGGGGCGGCGAACACTGGGCCGCGCGCGTCAGCGAGCTGGCGACCGGCGCGCTCGCCGGTCCCCTGCGCATGGCGGCGGCGACCGGCGAGCCCCGCGAATGTCATTCCGGCGGTGACACTTTCCTGCTGGTGCCGGCCCGGACCGCCGGCGGTCATCTGGCGACGCTCGTGTTGGCGGATCGCCTGCCGGACCTGCCCGCGGGGCTGGTGGAACGACTGTCCATCTTTCTGACCATCCTGCGTCTGTTCGACCGGGCCGCACACGACGCGGCCCAGCAACTACAGATAGAGGTCCTGGACGATCTGCTCTCCGGGCGCGAAGTTTCGACGGATCGAAAACGCCAGCGGGCCAGTCGTTTCGGGCTGCGGCCGACCGACGATCTCACCGTCGTCGTCCTCGCCGCTCCGGGCGCGGACCAGCGGCGCATGGCCGCCCGGCTGCGCTCGGCCGTGCAGACGCCGCGCGCCCTGATCGCCCGCTACAACGACGACTTCTGCGTGGTCGCGACCGATGACGGTTCGGTGGCCGAGCGGATCAGGGCAGCCCTGGCCGACGAACCCAGCCCGCCCACCCTCGGATTCGCTGGCCCCGCAACCGGATTCGATCGGCTCAGCGCGTCCTACCGGCAGGCTCGCCGCGCCCTCGCGACCCTGCTGATGCTGGGCCGCACCGGAGCTTCGCTGGACGGTGCCCGTCTCGGCGCGGTCGGCCTACTGCTCGACGCCGCACACACCCTGGACCCCGCGTTCAGTCCGCTGACCGAAATCCAGCCCCTGCTGGACTACGACGCCCAGCACCGCACCGCGCTCACCGAAACCGCCTGGGCGCACCTAGAATTCGGCGCCAACATCGCCCGCACGGCCGAAGAGCTGTTCATCCACCGCAATACCGTGCGCCAGCGCCTCACGCGCATCGGTGGCCTGCTCGGCGAGGATTGGCTCGACGGGCCGCGACGGCTGGAAATTCATCTGGCCGTGCGCGTTTGGAAGTTGGCCGGTAGCGGACTCGACTGAGCGTTTGCCCTGGGGACGACGGGTAGCCCGAACTGAGCGCCCAAAATCGGGCATCCCAGCCACAAGCACCGGGAACGTCGGCAATGGCGCATAGCGGCTCGATGGCCTGTCGCCCACAGGTCGTGAGCGCGGATCTCGGTTGGGCAATGGATCGCCGCTCGGGTCACGCTGAGGGAGCAGCGGCCCTGACTGTCTCTGCCCGATACTCTCGGTCAGTGGTCGGCGAGGCCGCAGTTCTCACGAGCCAGCGCTGATCATCCGTTCCCAGATCGAGTTGACGCCGCAGCCCATTTGGCCAGTCAGGACTGCGACGGGCGACGGCCGCCGATTCAGCAACTGAATCGCAACCGAACCGCGAACCAGCAGAGACCTAGCCGTCCACCCCCGTGCGCATACCTCGGCGCGGAACGACCAAATCAATGTTGCCTCAACCAGCCCGATTACAGTTGCAACTGCCGTCGCGCGCCGACCAAGCCGTCGAGCAGCGATGAGTCCGAGCCGACAGCAAATCTCCAGCATGTAGACAGGCTTCGTTTCAGCCTGACGTCCTGTGGTAACGCTGTCAGTGGAAGCCGAGGCTTCCGCAGGGGACAGAGGAGGTGCTGCGGTGGCGACGACGGTGTTCCTGGTGGACGACCATGAGATCGTGCGTCTCGGTATCCGCGACCTCATCGACGACCAGGCCGACCTGCAGGTGGTGGGTGAGGCGGCGAGTTGTGCGGAGGCGCGGCGGCGCGTGCCGGCGTTGCGGCCTGATGTCGCGGTGCTCGATATCCGGCTGCCCGACGGCAGCGGTGTCGAGTTGTGCCGTGACCTGCTCGCGGTGACGCCGCGGTTGCGGTGCGTGATGTTGACGTCGTTCTTCGAGGAGCAGTCGATGATCGGCGCGGTGCTGGCCGGCGCTTGCGGCTACCTGATCAAGGACATCCGGGGCGATGAACTCGTCGACGCGATCCGGGCGGTCGGTCAGGGGCGTTCGCTGCTGGACGAGCGTGCTGTCGCCGCCCTGATGACGAAAGTGCGCACTCAGTCGGCGGCCGAGCACGGTCCGCTGGCGTCGTTGACCGATCGGGAGCGCACCGTGCTGGGGATGCTCGGTGAAGGTTTGACGAATCGGCAGATCGCTCGGCGAATGTACTTGTCGGAGAAGACCGTCAAGAACTATGTGTCCCAGTTGCTGTCGA from Nocardia goodfellowii carries:
- a CDS encoding response regulator, with the protein product MATTVFLVDDHEIVRLGIRDLIDDQADLQVVGEAASCAEARRRVPALRPDVAVLDIRLPDGSGVELCRDLLAVTPRLRCVMLTSFFEEQSMIGAVLAGACGYLIKDIRGDELVDAIRAVGQGRSLLDERAVAALMTKVRTQSAAEHGPLASLTDRERTVLGMLGEGLTNRQIARRMYLSEKTVKNYVSQLLSKLEVGGRTEAAVLATKLGLPEGRDDY
- a CDS encoding helix-turn-helix domain-containing protein, whose product is MDSAVSAILEGIHAGIPQYELEAKVAAAVAGGDLTPAAGAAARDLWLRVAERSRREEVLRALHDTATDLTGIRDVEAVLQAIVGRTRTLSGSDMAYLSLNDHASDETYIRKSDGVVTEAYRMLRMPIGTGVVGRAAAGVTSYQSADYLGDPEIIHLPQVDAIVRAEGVRSILGVPMYLHGKAIGALLVADRTPRDYPAETVDLLDTIGKHAAVALDNAERFSAIRGALERLGQEQASRQHEMSELQSLMALDRRLIETVIGGGGYEAFADLARHIVASRVAVLDAADGVLAARGGEHWAARVSELATGALAGPLRMAAATGEPRECHSGGDTFLLVPARTAGGHLATLVLADRLPDLPAGLVERLSIFLTILRLFDRAAHDAAQQLQIEVLDDLLSGREVSTDRKRQRASRFGLRPTDDLTVVVLAAPGADQRRMAARLRSAVQTPRALIARYNDDFCVVATDDGSVAERIRAALADEPSPPTLGFAGPATGFDRLSASYRQARRALATLLMLGRTGASLDGARLGAVGLLLDAAHTLDPAFSPLTEIQPLLDYDAQHRTALTETAWAHLEFGANIARTAEELFIHRNTVRQRLTRIGGLLGEDWLDGPRRLEIHLAVRVWKLAGSGLD
- a CDS encoding MerR family transcriptional regulator, producing the protein MLTISQLAAAAGVTVRTVRHYHQVGLLPEPERDASGYRRYSAQAAVDLIRIRTLADAGVPLARIDALLHAGPAEFAAAVADIDAELQRKVDQLTEHRRRIADLESGERLVLPPEVIATLDRMRGFGVSEQRVRLERDAWILVRALDPGSLPRRVRAKNAGLDDPETIRLLLACDEAVDWGPHDPRLDQLIDDLDAWERKNRAATRTGDQELVFARISESSPAWQRIVDALAYRAERRRAE
- a CDS encoding NAD-dependent succinate-semialdehyde dehydrogenase, with product MTALLDLPAGHYIDGEWAGGAATFAVENPATGEVIAQVADADAEVGRRALAAAVAAQEAWARTSPRARADLLMNLFQLLHERAGQFAALITAEMGKPFAEARGEVAYSAEFFRWFAEESVRSGGAYRVAPSAARRIITMKQPVGPVLAITPWNFPLAMGARKIAPALAAGCTIVLKPAPQTPLTSLALMALLDEAGVPAGVVNCVTTSDAAAVCGPLIADPALRKLTFTGSTAVGRTLLAQAAQRVLRTSMELGGNAPFVVLADADLDKAVAGAVEAKMRNSGEACTAANRFLVHESLADEFADRLTARLSALRVGDGMTRGTQVGPLIDANAVASVEELVDDAVRLGARVRTGGHRRPGPGYFFEPTVLTGVPAAARILQAEIFGPVAPIRTFATTAEALAEANATAAGLIGYVYGENLGRTLAFAEGLHTGMVGVNEGVISDPAAPFGGVKESGLGREGGAEGLDEYLETKYVGLAL
- a CDS encoding ROK family protein, with product MELSRSKLAVELDRLAELGLVEAGGLAASSGGRRSAIARLASGLRFAAVDIGATSIDVAVTDGELRVLGQLSEPCDIRQGPAAVLERVLDLLGKLRDEHVGGARLHGAGVGVPGPVSFREGMSVTPPIMPGWHRFPVREALAQELGCPVLVDNDVNILALGEMHSGSAPSVEDFLLVKIGTGVGCGIVVGGEIYRGVSGSAGDIGHIRITDDGPVCACGNTGCLEAYAGGAALAREALVHARSGRSAFLAERLAASGTLTAVDVAEAAAAGDPVAVGMIRDAGAHLGTVLAGLVSFFNPGLVVIAGGVTGFGHPLLAEIRSVVYRRSLPLATGNLPIVLSELAGVGGLIGAARLISDHVFSVA
- a CDS encoding sugar ABC transporter ATP-binding protein; this encodes MDTVLTMRGIVKEFPGVRALDHVDLDVREGEVHCLLGQNGAGKSTLIKVLSGAHQPDEGEIRWRGAPMRLSGPAAATRMGIATIYQELDLCDGLNIAENIFLGHEHARAGFTRRAPAAHATTELLGRLGHAELRPETVVGTLPAAAKQVVSIARALSYDARLIVMDEPSAALGNDEVDNLFRIIGQLRAEGVAVVYISHRLEEIRTIGDRITVLKDGRTVATGLPASTTSTQHVVSLMTGNGDLQEAAARSSRATTAAVLRVTGLGLTGRFHDVSFTVHAGEIVGLAGLVGAGRSEILESIYGARRPSAGQVLVDGRRLRPGSTRSAVSAGLGLAPEERKSQGLFLLQSVGRNISAAALPRYSRLGWFDRHRERADTRAASARVGIRPADPTHPVRELSGGNQQKAILARWLLDDARVLLLDEPTRGVDVGARAEVYAQIHRLAELGVAVLLVSSDLPELLALSDRVLVLRDGEVIHTAPAAELTEHDVIAMIMEGSAL
- a CDS encoding ABC transporter permease — protein: MSELQAKVVAPPGDRPSRPATRKGRREVRKHATLVIALVALVAVGALTKGEDFLSTSNLITILTLASVIGVVTVGMTFVIIGGGIDLSVGAIIALASVWCTTTATQSYGVVGMVFCALAVGAACGLLNGALIAYGKLVPFIVTLALMVAARGLAEEISGRQSQLVTTDLLALAQERVLGIPLLVYLFLVVVAIGWILLERTTFGRRSFAVGGNPEAARLAGIDVRRHTLLLYVISGLCCGIAAIMLTAQTTTGSSTNGQLYELDAIAAVVIGGTLLSGGFGTITGSILGVLVFTVIEDLFILNNLAQPIQAIGKGAIIIAVLLFQRFGRARAVPTLT
- a CDS encoding zinc-binding dehydrogenase encodes the protein MQITGAVLEEIGRDRPFAETRPITIARLELGEPGPTELLVRIEAAGVCHSDLSVVDGNRVRPVPMLLGHEAAGIVVRTGSGATDLAVGQRVVMSFLPRCEQCPACAEGGRLPCPAGSRTNNAGELLHHRGHLSRDGERIHHHLGVSGFATHAIVDRASVVPVDSDVPPDVAALFGCAVLTGGGAVLNVARPGPGDDVMVVGLGGVGMAAVLVAKALGVRRVIAVDSLRAKAEQARTLGADLVYTPDELSEKGIRARYVIECAGHPRAFETAYAATAVGGTTITVGLPGPDALASISPLTLTAEARTVVGSYLGSALPSRDIPRYVRMWRDGLLPVEQLISDRIELSRINEAMDRLADGRAIRQIITFDEVETAR
- a CDS encoding alpha/beta fold hydrolase; its protein translation is MTNNLTIAPPIGGFQEIDGRRVFVHRSGRGGPAVVFLPGASAVGLDYFGVQQQVSQFTTAVVYDRGGSGYSDPLPVPRTAAAVAGQLRELLRALGIPGPYVLAAHSLGGLFAHRFAQLYPQDVAGLVWLDAVHHDWDAFMPAEASLAAAERQAPDLAELRRMRPELRRMHAELLAGYPEPMRQPLLEAKVSDAWLRAGIAERGALVDLATELRAGPGLPDVPLVALTVAADLREPKARLDAAVVHGVVRGEQRLVSDTYHHRLCFDRPDAVVQAIRDVIDQAGRP